The stretch of DNA TGTCCAAATGTATATGCTAAGCTGCTCTCTACATATCAATACCAGCTCCATCACCATTGCTGGGCCTGCTTTCAGATAGGTggaccatttggcaatcttCAGGTGCCCGTCGGCCAAATTGTGCCATCTTTTCAGTTAACCTGGCAATAGATTCTTCCTGCTTGGCAAGCTGCATCAGTATCTTTATCCTTCTAAAAGCAACATTGCTGGGCTTTTGCCCCAGCTCAACCATTTGACAGAAGCACCTCTCGGCATCCTCCAACTTCCCCTCATCACACAGCAAGTGAAATAGCACATCCGATACCAAGGCGAATGATCCAAACCTGTTGGTGACCATATCTCTCCACAGCTCAAGTGCTTGCGCCACCTTCCCATGCCGATGGCACAGCCTTATGATAAACATGCAAGACTGTGTGTTTGGGAAGCATCCTTCAGATCGCATCCGCTCATACAACCGCCACGCACTGCCAATGTCGAATGCCCAGTAATAGCACCTGAAGAAAAGGTTATAAGTTGTGGGATTCGGCATCAGTCCCTTTGAGGCCATTTCATCCATCAGTGCAAACGCATCTCCAAGCCTCTTCGCTATAACAAAATTCCGTATTGCAGCATTGTATGCAGGGACGTCTGGGTAGCACCCTAGCTCATGCATCTCCTTTAGCAAGTCCTTCGCCTTGTCAGGTTGGCCAATCAACCCAAGCCCACCAATCAGGCTCGTGTAGGTGATCACATCTGGGGAAATGTCCTTCTCCCGCATTTCGTCGAGCAGCTTGTAGGCCCTCTGCACGTCCTTGTTCTTGCAGTGACAATCGATCAAGCTGTTGTAGGCCACCAGGTCGGGCTCCATGCCGAGCTCCCGCATCTCGGCAACGAACGCCTCGGCGTCCTCGGCCGACTTCCAGCCGGAAAGCAGGATGTTGAAGGTCTGGCGGTTCACCTGGAACTCGTATTTGAGCGCGTGGAAGACATTGCGCGCGTCGGACATGCTCTTCTCCTGGCAGAGCGTGCGGAGCAGCGCATTGAAGAAACCGGTCGGATCGAGGACGCGGAACATCCGCACCAGGCGGCGGAAGGAGTCGACGGTCTCGCGGACGGAGCAAACCTTGGCGACGCGGCCGAGGACGACCATGGCGGTTCGCGGGGTGACGGCGTTGGGGCAGATGCGGCGGGCTTTGTGGAGGAGGCCCCACATGTGCGTGAACCGGCGGGACCGGCCGAGCACGTAGAGCGCGGTGTCGATCGCGAAGGGCGACGGCGCGACCCCGCcgcggtcggcggcgagggagaggagCGAGAGCGCGCGGAGCGGGTCCCCGTGCGAGAAGCGGAAGCGGCGCATGACGGCGTCGAGGAGCGGGGCCGAGAGAGGGACGGCGGAGACCGCGAGCGCGGACTCCACCGCGGACGGCGTGGGCGCGGACGTGACGAGGCGGTACaccgcgtcggcgtcggcatCGGACGCGGGGGCCTCGTGGACGGCGGGGGAGGTGGCCTCGGGTGCCgcggacggcgccgccggcttGCGGGGCTTGGAGACGTATCGGAAGAGCTGTGGCGCGGGTTTGGGTGGCATTTCgcgcgaggcgggcggcgcttTGGGAGGTTTTTGGCGAcgccggcgtggaggcggggcgGCTTCAGCGGCTGCCGGCGAGAAGTGAGTGGGAACACAGAGGTCAGGTGGACCAGCTGAGCTCGATCTCGTAAGCCTTTCTCCGACCATTCCCCCCATCAACTCCGCTATATGTACTttctactatattttactacctcccttcAAAAAAATTCTCTCCCTATAACTCTTCTCCAATCATTCTCCTCATATCTATTCCcactatatactatcactcattaatttactatttatttagcgtttttgaaattttaaaaaatcatacagtatttaaACTATCATAATACGAATTATCATCATATTACGAGGCTCAAACAggattaatatcgcgaagaaacggtgtgattagagatatagggggagttaAAACTCACTCTATATATGAGGGGAATTTCAACTCCCCTCGTATATAAAGGGAGCTGTGGAGAGAGCCGTTGGAGCGCTCGCTCCCCCCCCCAAGCCCCCCTACGTGGGGTGGGGGGCAGTTTACCGTGCCCCGTTGGCGCAAGCCTAATGGGGCAGTATTAGATGCCGTGTTTCATTTGGGCCTGTTTACGAGGGTTACTTGACACGTTTCCTAACCCGAGCAGTGGGTTCTTTACcagtaaagtttttgaaatagacgGGCGTATATTTGAAGAATTAAACGTAGATTaataataacaaaataaattacttatTCTACCTGTAAAGTGCGAGATAAATTTATTATacttaattaattcatcattagcaaATGTTTATTGTAACATTACGTTGTCAAATCATGGcgcaattaggctcaaaagatttgtaCACGTGAATTGTGCAATTGATTTTTATTTTGTCCACACTTAATACTCTATACTTGTGTGATGTGTCCGTGATGTTTTTTGGACAAAAATTTTTTTGCTCTAAACACGGCGTAGGCTTTCTAATTCTAACGCATTCCTTGACGTTGGCATGGTCGTCCACCACGTCGAGCGCGGGATGGGAAGACGCCGTTGTTggggaggcggacggcggcggggaagcACGAGGTACGAGTGACGGCGTAGACGACGAGCGCGGGCGGTTGTGGAGCACATCGACAAGAGGGAGAAGACGTAGGTGGCCGCCGACCCGCCGTGGACGGACGCCGGCATAGCTAGATCGTCCGCCAGGGGAGGAGACAGACAATGGGCAGCGCTACGGGTGGCCGGGACAGGACTAGAGTCCACAGGAGACAAGGTGGAGTGCGGGCCGTCGCGGCATCCACAAGCACGAGGCTCCGGACGGACGCGCCGCTATCTGGACGGCAAGCCGGCAAGTGGGCGAACACATGGGGCGAAGCACACCAGCACGGCACCGCAGCGAGGCAGAGCTCAGCTCGGCTGCGGCAAGCCGGCAATAGCGCCTCAGGGCTCGCCCTCACCGTAGGGCTAATTTAAATCCatttgtgaagaaaaaaaatagaaccaATCAAGGATTCAATCGTCACTCTTCAAATCAGCTGCTAGAGAGGAAACAACAATTCACAGGCATGACACGGAACGAAAACAGCAATCAGGTATAAGATGTGCCGCGCAAAGGTGTGCAGGAAAGGCTTGGCGAGCCTCTCGTTGCCGAAGAATTATCGCTTCAAACCAATACAATCTACATCGACATCCCCATTCTTCTACAACTAAATATGTACACAATCTTCTCTTATATCAAACTCAAGCTTACTGAGCAAAATAACAAAAATGCGAATCAAATAATTCtgaaaaaaacaaaaggaattAATAGTCTGTTTCATCCTTCTCAATCACTTGGAAATCTAGCATGTTATTTGCTATTGATCGGGATAACTCCGTGCTGTGGTGTTGCTATGCCGATAGACGGGCCAAGCAATTCCGCAATTAATCAAATCAAACCTCTAAAAAGAATGTTGTGAGGCCAATAAAGACTAGTATTCCTTTTTGAAAGCTCCAATGAAGACTAGTTGGCTACATCTGCAACAGCAATCACGCAAGCACCAAGAACAGCATCCCCACCACGAACACAAGCAGCGCATCCTTTATAGAAGAGAGCCCTATCATGTAATTCAGATATACTGCAAATTCCAAAAGGCAATTTGCATCTGCACAATCAACAAGACATACAATGGGTAGCAGAGAACAGGTTCAATGATGAATCTTCTGGGTGGTTGTGCTTTGATCGTTTTCTCAGTGATCATTCTCAGTTGAAGCAACACTGGGCAAAATAACATTGGGTCCAATCACTGACTGATGCAGCCTAAGATTGGACTACATAGACTAAAATCTGGTTGCTAAACATGCATTTCTTATATCGAAGACTAATTTTGAAGATAATCCAAGTATTTTCAACAGTACAGTTTCAGATGGTACAGCTTCCTACCG from Panicum virgatum strain AP13 chromosome 9K, P.virgatum_v5, whole genome shotgun sequence encodes:
- the LOC120646917 gene encoding putative pentatricopeptide repeat-containing protein At1g02420 encodes the protein MPPKPAPQLFRYVSKPRKPAAPSAAPEATSPAVHEAPASDADADAVYRLVTSAPTPSAVESALAVSAVPLSAPLLDAVMRRFRFSHGDPLRALSLLSLAADRGGVAPSPFAIDTALYVLGRSRRFTHMWGLLHKARRICPNAVTPRTAMVVLGRVAKVCSVRETVDSFRRLVRMFRVLDPTGFFNALLRTLCQEKSMSDARNVFHALKYEFQVNRQTFNILLSGWKSAEDAEAFVAEMRELGMEPDLVAYNSLIDCHCKNKDVQRAYKLLDEMREKDISPDVITYTSLIGGLGLIGQPDKAKDLLKEMHELGCYPDVPAYNAAIRNFVIAKRLGDAFALMDEMASKGLMPNPTTYNLFFRCYYWAFDIGSAWRLYERMRSEGCFPNTQSCMFIIRLCHRHGKVAQALELWRDMVTNRFGSFALVSDVLFHLLCDEGKLEDAERCFCQMVELGQKPSNVAFRRIKILMQLAKQEESIARLTEKMAQFGRRAPEDCQMVHLSESRPSNGDGAGIDM